The sequence below is a genomic window from Natrinema salifodinae.
CCAGTGCTGCGTCCGCGCTTACTCCTGGTTCGATCTGCGGTCGCGATCGCGGTCACGCTCGACCTCCCGCTGCGTCTCCCCGGACGACTGCCGTGAGCGGTCGATATCCACCTCTTCCATCCCGCGCGTCTCGTCGCGGGTGCGATTCATCTCACCGCGTTCGTGCTCGCGGTCAGGGCCGCGTCTCTCGGCCGCCCCCGACCCCGATTCGGAGCCGCGAGATTCGCCGCGCATGGGCGGTTGTCTGTCGCGCCCCTGCCCGGTCTGGGGCCCGCCCCTGTCAGATTGCTGCCGTCCCGTCGGCCCTTCGAACTCGCGACCGCGCTGTCCCTGATCACCGCGTTGGCCCTGATCGCTTCGTTGAGGGGGCTGCGGGCCGGGTTCTCGCCCCGCATGCCCCGGCTCCTGCTCGTGCTCTCGCGACCCGGCCTGGCCCGTCGAGTGCGTCGGCCGGGCCGTCATCGGCTGTCGATCGTAAGTGGCGTCGCCGGCCGGTTCGCCGCCGTACTCCCCCGGCGAGACCCACTCGCCGGTCTCCGGATACTGCCCGGTGTCGGAGGGGCCGCTCGGCCCGCCGCGACCGCCGGTCCGTTCCGGTCCGCGTCCCGGTTGCGTCTGGGGGCCCTGTTCCCGTCCGCCCGGCTGCTGGATGCCGGGTCGCTGTCCGCCGGTCCGGTTCCCGATCGGGCCCTGCTGACTCATCCTCGCCTGGCCGGTCATCGGGGCACGGGCACCCGGTTCCTGCTCCTGCTGTCCGAACCGTTGGCCGCCTGCTTGCTGGCCGCTCATCTGCTGGCGGTCCATCCCGCCAGCCGACCCCTGTTGACGCTGCGGTCCCTGCTGTCCCATTTCCCGTCCGCGGTGGCCCATTCGACCCATCCCCTGCTGACCCGCCCTCGCCTGGTCGCTCATCTGTCCGCCCATCTGTTCCATCTGGCTGCCAAGTTGCCCCATGCCCTCCATCTGGGGCTGGGCGGCGGCCTCCATGCCCTGCTCCATCATTCGTTCCATCTGGGGCATCATGGCCTCCATTCCCTGAATGTAGCTCTGCATCATCGACTCGGTCATCTGCTGGCCAGGCGCGTTGTCGAGCATCGACTTCGTCATTTCGAGCCCCTGCTGCTGAGCGGTCTCCTGCCACTTGAGCGCGCTCAGCGTCATGCGGGCCATGTTGCGCTGGAGGTCGAGCAGCTGTTCGATGGCCTGCTGCCCCTGGTTCATCGACGATTCCGCCATCTGCTGTGTGTCCGCGGACTGTTGGGACTGGGTTTGATTCTCTCGCATGGTACTCACCTGAGGATCGTCGGTCACCGGTAGCGATCCTCGGTTACGACTGAGCGAGTCAGTGACACAGATAAAGGCCAGCGTCGGTTCCGATCGGTAGCACGATCCCAACTGGTCGTAACCGGGCCGAACGCGGGTAAATCGGCCGACCACGCGGTCGTGAGCCTGGTTGCGTGACGCAGTGAGATGCCGGTATCGTCCCGGACACAGAGCCGATAAGAACTCTGTACGGAAGTGTAATAGCTGCTTAGGAACCGCCGTTTGGAGAAACGGCGTCGGTCGAGCCGACCGCGGTCAGGCGTCCGGACCGGAATTCGAACCCGAACTCGGTTCGCCGTGGGTCACGCCCTCGCGCTCGTCGGCGCGTCGCCGCCGCAGCGCCGCGCGGGCGTTGCTCGCCTCGTAGCCGAAGAAGACGTCCTTGGCGTACGCCTCCGCGACCTCGGTCGCGTGGATCAGGTTGTCGACGTCGACGTTTACCGCGTACAACTCGATGTTAAACGGCGTGTCGAGCGCGCTGTCGAAGCCCTTGGCGATCGTCTCGAGCCAGTAGGTCGTCTCGTAGGCCGTGTCGTACAGCGGAACGACGAACTCGTCGACGTACTCCGCGACGGCGTCGAGGTCGATGCCCGCGCGCTCGTAGAGGTGGCCGGGGTAAGGGTCGGGGTAGAGCGTCATGTAGACCGTGCCAGGGATGCGATCGGCGGCCGCCGCGACGAAGTCGGTGATGACGTCGGCCCGCCAGGCCATCCGATCGTCGAACTCGCTCTCCTCGAACGCCCGTTCACAGACGCCACACCGACAGTACTCCGCGCGCGGGAAGCCGATGTCGTCGAGGCGCACGTCCTCGTTTTCGGCGACGCAGTCGTCGATGATCTCGAACAGGCCCTCGCGGTAGTCCTCCCTGGAGGGGCAGACGTAGGCCCAGTCGAAGTACGCGCGTTCGCGATCGGCCGGCCGACCCATGTCGTCGACGGGGATCAGCGACGGGTCGGCGTCGGCCGCCGCGTTGTCGCCGAAACAGGAGACCATGTTCACCCCGTCGGCGATCGGTTCGGCAGACCGGCCGGTCACGTCCTTGACTTCGTAGAAACCGCGATCGAACTCCGGCCAACGGACTTCCTCGGCGTTCCGGGTGACGACGCCGTACATAACTCAGCATATGCCGCCGTCCCCGTAAGCCGTTCGGATGCGGACGAACCTCGGGACGGGCGGCCCTATTCGGTCGGTTCGTAATCGACTTCGACCTCGGACGAGCCGCCGAAGGCGACCTTCCAGAGGACGGCGATGACGACCAGCGCGAGCACGATCTTGATGGTCCGTGACATATCCATTCGGAGAATCGGGCGGCGAATACTTAGCTATTCGGGATGGTCGTCTCAGCGAGAAAATCCGCCGACGGCGGCGACGACCGCGGGCACGCTCAGGTGTCGATCAGCGACGCGATCTCGTCGCGGACGATCGTCTCGCAGTACGAACACCGCACGCCGTCTTCGAGCACCGTAAATCGGGACGTGACGGGTTCGCCGTCGGTCGTGATACAGCCGGGGTTGGGACAGGACAGGACTCCCTCGACGACCCCGGGTCGCTCGACGCGGTGTTTCTCCACGACGTCGTAGTCCCGCACGATGTTGATCGTCGCGTCCGGCGCGATCAACGAGAGCACGTCGACCTCGTCCTGGCTCAGCTCCCGACCCTCGACCTTCACGATGTCCTTGCGCGCGAGCCGGTCGGAGGGGACGTTCATCCCAACGGAGACCCCTTCGCCTTTGCTGCCGTCGATACCGAGGATCGCCAGGACGTTCAGCGCCTGGCCGCCGCGGACGTGGTCGATGACGGTCCCGTCGCGGATCTTGCTGACGCGGAGTTCGTGGTTGTCGGTGCCGTCGTGGTTTCGATCGTTACTCATCGGTCTCACCTCCGCGCACACCGGTTTCGGCTCCGGCCGCCTCGGTCTCGTCGCTCAACAGCAGATCCAGCAGCGCCATTCGGACCGGGACGCCGTTGTGCGCCTGGTCGAAGTAGGCCGCGTAGTCGGTCTCGTCGACTTCGGGCGCGATCTCGTCGACGCGGGGCAGCGGGTGCATCACCGTCAGATCGTCGCTCGCAGCCGCGAGCGTCTCGGTGTCGATCTGGTATTCGCCGGCGACCTTCCGGTACTCGTCCTCGTCGGGGAACCGTTCGCGCTGGATCCGGGTGACGTAGAGGACGTCAAGCGACGGCAGGACCTCGTCTAGCGTGTCGTGCTCGCGGATCTGCGTCCCGTCGCCCTGCTGGTGGAGGTCGTAGACGACCTCCCGCGGAAGCTGGAGGCTCTCCGGACTGATGAAGTGCTGGCGCGTGTCGAAGTTGGTCAACGCGTAGGCCAGGGAGTGGACGGTCCGGCCGTACTTCAGGTCGCCCATGATCCCGATGGTCAGGTCGTCCAGACCGGCGTTCTCCCGGATCGTGTAGAGGTCGAGCAGCGTCTGGGTCGGGTGGTGGCCGGCCCCGTCGCCCGCATTCAGCAGCGGGACATCGACGAACTCGCTGGCCATCGTCGCCGCCCCCTGCTTAGGGTGGCGAAGCACCAGGGCGTCCGTGTACCCCTCGATGACGCGAACGGTGTCGGCGAGCGTTTCCCCCTTCTTCACGCTCGAGGACTCGACCGAGCCCATGTCGACGACGTCGCCGCCCAGCCGTTTCATGGCGGTCTCGAAGCTCATCTTCGTCCGCGTGCTCGGTTCGAAGAAGAGCAGTCCGAGCAACGTCCCCGCGTGTCGGTCGGCGACGGCCGACAGGTCGGCGTCGATCTCGGCCGCGCGGTCGAGGACGGTCTCGATGTCCCCCTGCGAGAGCTGTTTGCTCGTGATGATGTGATCGTGGCGCATCCGTTCGTGTAGGCTGGTGCGTCCCCCTTGAATCTCTCCATTCATCCCGGAGTACTCGCGGCGATCCGCACCGATTCGGCGTCGATCGGTCGCGTCGGGCCCACGGCGGGTGACCCGAAGGCAAAGAATTATACAGGCACTACAGCAATTGATCACAATCGTATATGGTCGGTCGGCTGGACACCGGAATCAGCGTGCTGGATCGGAAGCTCGACGGCGGGCTCCCACCGGGTTGCATCGTCGCGTACACCGCCGATCCGGCCAGCCAGTCCGAACTGCTCCTCTACGAGCTCACGGCCGCGCGCGGGACGCTCTATCTCTCGACGGAACGCTCCGACGACGCCGTCCGCCACGCCATCGAGGCCTCCCCGTCCTCAGTGGGCAGTCCGACGGTCAGACACGTCACCGGCGACGCACCCCTCGAGGAGGCGACGCGGCTCGTCGGTGCCCTACCCGACGGAGCGAACCTCATCATCGACACGATGGACGTCCTCGAACGGACCGAGACCGTCGACTACGTCGACTTTCTCAACGACCTCAAGGCACGAATGCTCGAGACCGGGAGCATCGCCGTCCTCCACTGCCTGAAAAGTGCCGACGAGCCCACGAACCGCACGCGGACCTACCACGCCGCCGACGCCGTCTTCGATCTCCGGACCG
It includes:
- the pyrI gene encoding aspartate carbamoyltransferase regulatory subunit → MSNDRNHDGTDNHELRVSKIRDGTVIDHVRGGQALNVLAILGIDGSKGEGVSVGMNVPSDRLARKDIVKVEGRELSQDEVDVLSLIAPDATINIVRDYDVVEKHRVERPGVVEGVLSCPNPGCITTDGEPVTSRFTVLEDGVRCSYCETIVRDEIASLIDT
- the pyrB gene encoding aspartate carbamoyltransferase, yielding MRHDHIITSKQLSQGDIETVLDRAAEIDADLSAVADRHAGTLLGLLFFEPSTRTKMSFETAMKRLGGDVVDMGSVESSSVKKGETLADTVRVIEGYTDALVLRHPKQGAATMASEFVDVPLLNAGDGAGHHPTQTLLDLYTIRENAGLDDLTIGIMGDLKYGRTVHSLAYALTNFDTRQHFISPESLQLPREVVYDLHQQGDGTQIREHDTLDEVLPSLDVLYVTRIQRERFPDEDEYRKVAGEYQIDTETLAAASDDLTVMHPLPRVDEIAPEVDETDYAAYFDQAHNGVPVRMALLDLLLSDETEAAGAETGVRGGETDE
- a CDS encoding RAD55 family ATPase — protein: MVGRLDTGISVLDRKLDGGLPPGCIVAYTADPASQSELLLYELTAARGTLYLSTERSDDAVRHAIEASPSSVGSPTVRHVTGDAPLEEATRLVGALPDGANLIIDTMDVLERTETVDYVDFLNDLKARMLETGSIAVLHCLKSADEPTNRTRTYHAADAVFDLRTEIAGTELENHLTVPKFRGGSQPTDAIKLELTEEVAIDTSRDIA